From Pseudomonas putida, one genomic window encodes:
- the mtlD gene encoding bifunctional mannitol-1-phosphate dehydrogenase/phosphatase, translated as MIFFQGKRIFSAIFDMDGTMFDTERLRFKTLKQASLEISGKALSEQTLIGSLGLSAKKAEALAKAHNGDDFPYAQIRQRADELELEYVRNHGVPIKAGLLEVLERLRKSGLTMAVATSSRRAIAEEYLINANVLKYFDITVCGDEVSQGKPHPEIFLRAATALNCEPSQCFMVEDSENGMLSAIRAEGQAILIEDIKPPAPEVKAGALKAYRSMTEFLADLSECVPDLGMPQLEEPFPASLNQFRVGIHGFGAIGGGYLTQVFSHWDGYTRPCEIIAATRSRMLRETVSAFGRYSVRYGATSFDQTIENVRMIDMDDAEAVIDMYNAAEIIGLSLPEQAIRKQAKVIAQGLLRRFERRGRDLTILIVLNKIGGAAFVRLHVQAELELLCAPDITQQILQKTHFAETVVSRIVSKLSNEALVRQLRIKSQMFQNSLDDEPAPASKPSAPVPEYERLICRFRPFAQSSNAMSQLHLILFNSEPDMPLYVERGSDLLERLRQVKTVADIAQIQVIKNRLWNGPHAIIAWYASVLGYDWVGQAMGDERVSELAERLISQEVAPALVAENADMAEAVRDFASTFLERCKTSFKDPCSRVGRDPLRKLQRNERILSSIDLAHKHGIETPGLTFGAALGIHYALRCSDSKDLEAQTIKRIYQQNGERVEAVLTHKGDYNGKPYPGMDPVADAVLIEAIAGHFRQLQQEENAVLSAVK; from the coding sequence ATGATCTTTTTTCAAGGCAAACGCATTTTCAGCGCCATCTTCGATATGGATGGCACCATGTTCGACACCGAGCGCCTGCGCTTCAAGACGCTCAAACAAGCGTCTCTGGAAATTTCCGGCAAGGCGCTGAGCGAGCAGACACTGATCGGTTCGCTGGGCCTGAGCGCGAAGAAGGCCGAGGCCCTGGCCAAGGCGCACAACGGTGACGACTTCCCGTACGCGCAGATCCGCCAGCGCGCCGATGAGCTTGAACTGGAGTACGTGCGCAACCACGGCGTGCCGATCAAAGCCGGGTTGCTGGAAGTGCTGGAGCGGCTGCGCAAGTCTGGCTTGACCATGGCGGTCGCCACCTCCAGCCGCCGGGCCATTGCCGAGGAGTACTTGATCAACGCCAATGTGCTCAAGTATTTCGACATCACCGTGTGTGGCGACGAAGTCAGCCAAGGCAAACCCCACCCCGAAATCTTCCTGCGCGCCGCCACCGCCCTCAACTGCGAGCCGAGCCAGTGCTTCATGGTCGAAGACTCGGAAAACGGCATGCTTTCGGCCATCCGTGCCGAAGGCCAGGCGATCCTGATCGAAGACATCAAGCCGCCGGCTCCTGAAGTCAAAGCCGGCGCGCTGAAAGCCTACCGCAGCATGACCGAATTCCTCGCCGACTTGAGCGAATGCGTGCCTGACTTGGGCATGCCGCAGCTTGAGGAGCCCTTTCCAGCGTCACTGAACCAGTTCCGTGTCGGCATTCACGGGTTCGGCGCCATCGGCGGCGGCTACCTGACCCAGGTGTTTTCCCATTGGGACGGCTACACCCGGCCGTGTGAAATCATCGCCGCCACCCGCTCGCGCATGCTCCGCGAAACCGTCTCTGCGTTTGGCCGCTACAGCGTGCGCTACGGCGCCACCTCGTTCGACCAGACCATCGAGAATGTACGCATGATCGACATGGACGATGCCGAGGCGGTGATCGACATGTACAACGCGGCAGAAATCATCGGCCTGAGCCTGCCGGAGCAGGCCATCCGCAAACAGGCCAAGGTGATTGCCCAAGGCCTGCTGCGCCGCTTCGAGCGCCGGGGCCGTGACCTCACCATCCTGATCGTGCTGAACAAGATCGGTGGCGCCGCGTTCGTACGCTTGCACGTACAGGCGGAGCTGGAATTGCTGTGCGCGCCAGACATCACCCAACAGATCCTGCAAAAAACCCATTTCGCGGAGACGGTGGTCAGCCGCATCGTGTCCAAACTCAGCAACGAGGCCCTGGTCCGTCAGTTGCGCATCAAGTCTCAAATGTTCCAGAACAGCCTTGACGACGAGCCCGCACCGGCCAGCAAACCCTCCGCACCCGTACCTGAATACGAGCGGCTGATCTGCCGCTTCCGGCCGTTCGCGCAATCGAGCAACGCGATGAGCCAGTTGCACCTGATCCTGTTCAACAGCGAGCCAGACATGCCGTTGTACGTGGAGCGCGGCAGTGACCTGCTGGAACGTCTGCGCCAAGTGAAAACGGTCGCTGACATCGCCCAGATCCAGGTCATCAAGAACCGCCTGTGGAACGGCCCTCACGCCATCATTGCCTGGTATGCAAGCGTGCTGGGCTATGACTGGGTTGGCCAGGCCATGGGCGATGAGCGGGTCAGTGAACTGGCCGAGCGCTTGATCAGCCAGGAGGTCGCACCGGCACTGGTGGCTGAGAATGCCGACATGGCAGAGGCGGTTCGCGATTTTGCCAGCACCTTTCTGGAACGCTGCAAAACGTCGTTCAAAGACCCCTGCTCGCGTGTCGGGCGCGACCCACTGCGCAAACTTCAGCGCAACGAGCGCATCCTCAGCAGTATCGACCTTGCCCACAAGCACGGCATCGAAACCCCTGGCCTGACGTTCGGGGCTGCGCTTGGCATTCACTATGCGTTGCGTTGCAGCGACAGCAAGGACCTCGAAGCGCAGACCATCAAACGCATCTACCAGCAGAACGGTGAACGCGTCGAGGCTGTGCTGACCCACAAGGGTGATTACAACGGCAAGCCTTACCCAGGGATGGATCCCGTTGCCGACGCGGTGCTGATCGAGGCCATTGCAGGGCATTTCAGGCAATTGCAGCAGGAAGAGAATGCGGTGCTGTCCGCGGTGAAGTAA
- a CDS encoding fumarylacetoacetate hydrolase family protein encodes MKLATLNDGSRDGRLLVVARDLQRAVQASPIAATLQAALDNWAQVEGGLQQLYAQLNADQAAGAFDLDLAQLAAPLPQARQWLDASSFLSHGELMQKAFNLDPIEGVEHIPLIYQGASDDFLGPRADIPLPSEAHGIDFEGEFAVLVDDVPMGCPPERALQHVRLVLQLNDVSLRALAPREMKTGFGFVQAKPATSFAPVAVTPDELGGAWCDGRVHLPLHVAWNGEWFGHPHGGAMHFGFHQLIAHAALTRRLSAGSLIGSGTVSNADRSVGSACIAERRAIETIAHGAPRTAFMRFGDRVRMEARSRAGEVLFGAIDQRVVPGGWQCA; translated from the coding sequence ATGAAGCTGGCCACACTCAATGACGGTAGCCGCGATGGCCGCCTGCTGGTGGTTGCCCGCGACCTGCAGCGGGCGGTCCAGGCCAGCCCCATCGCCGCTACGTTGCAGGCTGCCCTGGACAACTGGGCGCAGGTCGAGGGCGGCCTGCAGCAGTTGTATGCGCAGCTCAACGCCGACCAGGCCGCGGGTGCGTTCGACCTTGACCTGGCACAGCTCGCCGCGCCGCTGCCCCAGGCCAGGCAGTGGCTGGACGCTTCATCGTTCCTCAGCCACGGCGAGCTGATGCAGAAAGCCTTCAACCTGGACCCCATCGAGGGTGTGGAGCACATTCCGCTGATCTACCAAGGGGCCAGCGACGACTTTTTGGGGCCGCGGGCGGACATTCCCTTGCCCAGCGAGGCCCACGGCATCGATTTCGAGGGCGAGTTCGCGGTGCTGGTCGATGACGTGCCCATGGGCTGCCCGCCGGAACGCGCCTTGCAGCATGTGCGGCTGGTACTGCAACTGAATGACGTCAGCTTGCGCGCCCTGGCGCCCAGGGAGATGAAGACCGGCTTCGGCTTTGTCCAGGCCAAGCCCGCCACCAGCTTCGCTCCGGTGGCGGTGACCCCGGACGAACTCGGCGGCGCCTGGTGCGACGGCCGCGTGCACCTGCCGCTGCACGTGGCGTGGAACGGCGAATGGTTCGGCCACCCACATGGCGGGGCCATGCATTTCGGCTTCCACCAACTGATCGCTCATGCGGCGCTGACCCGGCGCCTTAGCGCGGGTAGCTTGATCGGCTCGGGTACCGTGTCCAACGCGGACCGTTCTGTAGGGTCGGCGTGCATCGCGGAGCGCCGTGCCATTGAAACCATCGCCCACGGTGCACCGCGCACGGCCTTCATGCGCTTTGGCGACCGCGTGCGCATGGAAGCCCGGAGTCGTGCAGGCGAGGTGCTGTTCGGTGCCATCGACCAGCGTGTGGTGCCGGGAGGTTGGCAATGCGCGTAA
- a CDS encoding MFS transporter — translation MTTHALQPPAGACAQERFYSTDIPARLDRLPWTRFHTLLVMALGITWLLDGLEVTLAGSVAGALKASPALAMTNTQIGLAGAAYIAGAVLGALLFGWLTDRLGRRKLFFITLLLYIGATAATAFAWDLWSFLLFRFLTGAGIGGEYTAINSTIQEFTPARYRGWVDLTINGTFWLGAALGAVGAVILLDPAVLGGELGWRLCFGIGAALGLLILLMRLWIPESPRWLMIHNQPEEAERIVASIERHYHQRGIAIPPLQTPALRLRARDHTPLREVFHSLFRVHRRRALVGLTLLTAQAFFYNAIFFTYALVLTDFYDVPSAQVGWYILPFALGNFCGPLLLGRLFDVVGRRIMISSTYLLSGLLLAVSGYLFQQQLIDVTEQTIAWMVIFFFASAAASSAYLTVAETFPLEIRALAIAVFYAFGTGLGGLIGPTLFGALIETGERLNVLYGYLIGAALMIIAALAQALWGVAAERQPLEHVARPLSQVSDT, via the coding sequence ATGACGACCCACGCCCTGCAACCACCCGCCGGCGCCTGTGCGCAGGAGCGCTTCTACAGCACCGACATACCGGCCCGGCTCGACCGGCTGCCGTGGACGCGCTTTCATACCCTGCTGGTCATGGCGCTGGGCATCACCTGGCTGCTCGATGGCCTTGAAGTGACCTTGGCCGGTTCGGTGGCGGGCGCGCTCAAGGCCAGCCCGGCCCTGGCAATGACCAATACCCAGATCGGCCTGGCAGGGGCGGCCTACATCGCCGGTGCCGTATTGGGTGCATTGCTGTTCGGCTGGCTCACCGACCGCCTGGGGCGGCGCAAGCTGTTTTTCATTACGCTGTTGCTGTACATCGGCGCAACAGCGGCCACGGCCTTCGCCTGGGACCTGTGGAGTTTTCTGCTGTTTCGCTTTCTCACCGGGGCCGGCATCGGCGGTGAGTACACCGCCATCAATTCGACCATCCAGGAATTCACCCCGGCGCGCTATCGCGGCTGGGTCGACCTGACCATCAATGGTACGTTCTGGCTCGGTGCCGCACTGGGCGCGGTGGGCGCAGTGATCCTGCTCGACCCGGCGGTGCTTGGCGGCGAACTGGGCTGGCGCCTGTGTTTCGGCATCGGCGCCGCGCTGGGTTTGCTGATCCTGCTGATGCGCCTGTGGATACCCGAAAGCCCACGCTGGTTGATGATTCACAACCAGCCTGAAGAGGCCGAACGCATCGTCGCCAGCATCGAACGCCATTACCACCAGCGCGGCATCGCCATTCCCCCGCTGCAAACCCCTGCCCTGCGGCTGCGCGCGCGCGACCATACGCCACTGCGCGAGGTGTTCCACAGCCTGTTCAGGGTGCACCGGCGGCGGGCACTGGTGGGGCTGACGCTGCTGACCGCCCAGGCCTTTTTCTACAACGCGATCTTCTTCACCTATGCCTTGGTGCTGACCGACTTCTACGACGTGCCGTCTGCCCAGGTGGGCTGGTACATACTGCCGTTCGCCCTGGGCAATTTCTGCGGGCCGTTGCTGCTGGGCCGGCTGTTCGACGTGGTCGGGCGGCGCATCATGATCAGCTCCACGTACCTGCTTTCCGGCCTGTTGCTGGCGGTCAGCGGTTACCTGTTCCAGCAGCAACTGATCGATGTGACCGAGCAGACCATCGCCTGGATGGTGATTTTCTTTTTTGCCTCGGCAGCCGCCAGTTCGGCCTACCTGACCGTGGCTGAAACCTTCCCGCTGGAGATCCGTGCGCTGGCGATTGCCGTATTCTATGCCTTTGGCACGGGGCTTGGTGGCTTGATCGGCCCGACCTTGTTCGGCGCGCTGATCGAGACCGGCGAGCGCCTGAATGTCCTGTACGGCTACCTGATCGGCGCGGCGTTGATGATCATCGCGGCACTGGCCCAGGCGCTGTGGGGCGTGGCGGCAGAGCGACAGCCACTTGAACACGTAGCCAGGCCCCTGTCGCAAGTGAGCGACACCTGA
- a CDS encoding termination factor Rho — MPRGDKAKYTEKQKRKAEHIEESYEHKGVSKDEAEARAWATVNKQSGGDEKAGGSGKKTTPGEKSTARSDSARRAAKTRQGHARTSGASLETQTKESLMKEARSKDIKGRSSMTKAQLVEALRGLGR; from the coding sequence ATGCCACGTGGAGACAAAGCCAAATACACCGAAAAGCAGAAACGCAAGGCTGAGCATATAGAAGAAAGCTACGAGCATAAGGGGGTCTCCAAGGATGAGGCCGAGGCGCGTGCTTGGGCTACCGTCAACAAGCAGTCTGGGGGTGACGAGAAAGCTGGCGGCTCAGGCAAGAAGACCACGCCCGGCGAAAAAAGCACCGCGCGTTCCGACTCTGCCAGGCGTGCCGCCAAAACCCGTCAGGGCCATGCCCGCACATCAGGCGCTTCCCTGGAGACCCAGACCAAGGAAAGCCTGATGAAAGAGGCCCGCAGCAAGGACATCAAGGGGCGCTCCAGCATGACCAAGGCACAATTGGTCGAAGCGCTGCGCGGGCTGGGTCGATAG
- a CDS encoding cyclase family protein, whose translation MNVNKRRLLDLSVTLDNNPYTDPPPLLPKIDYMDHQQGWPEMAAMFPGLRKEDLPGDESWAAERLQITTHSGTHMDAPWHYASTTNGGERAFGIDELPLEWCLQPGVKLDFRHLPDGHVVTATQVEAELTRIGHQLQPLDIVLVNTRAGSLFGQPGYLEAGVGMGREATLYLLERGVRVVGTDAWSWDAPFKYTRERFSATGDASIIWEGHKAGRDIGYGQMEKLANLDQLPAYGFMVSCFPYKIRQASAGFVRAVAIFD comes from the coding sequence ATGAATGTGAACAAGCGTCGCCTGCTGGACCTTTCCGTCACCCTGGACAACAACCCCTACACCGACCCACCGCCTTTGCTGCCAAAGATCGACTACATGGACCACCAGCAGGGCTGGCCGGAAATGGCCGCGATGTTCCCGGGCCTGCGCAAGGAAGACCTGCCCGGTGATGAGTCGTGGGCAGCTGAACGGTTGCAGATCACGACCCACAGCGGCACGCACATGGACGCGCCCTGGCATTATGCGTCCACCACCAATGGCGGTGAGCGGGCCTTCGGCATCGATGAGCTGCCGTTGGAGTGGTGCTTGCAGCCGGGTGTGAAGCTGGATTTTCGCCACCTGCCCGATGGGCACGTGGTGACGGCGACGCAGGTGGAAGCCGAACTTACCCGCATCGGCCATCAACTGCAGCCGCTGGACATCGTGCTGGTCAATACCCGCGCAGGCAGCCTGTTTGGCCAGCCGGGCTACCTGGAAGCCGGGGTGGGCATGGGCCGCGAAGCGACGCTTTACCTGTTGGAGCGGGGGGTAAGGGTGGTCGGCACCGATGCCTGGAGCTGGGATGCGCCGTTCAAGTACACCCGTGAACGTTTCAGTGCCACAGGCGATGCATCGATTATCTGGGAAGGCCACAAGGCCGGCCGTGACATCGGCTATGGGCAGATGGAGAAACTGGCCAACCTGGATCAGCTCCCGGCCTACGGTTTCATGGTCAGTTGTTTCCCCTACAAGATCCGCCAGGCGTCCGCGGGGTTCGTCCGGGCAGTGGCCATCTTCGATTAG
- a CDS encoding mechanosensitive ion channel family protein has translation MNDRIIEFFTDTTVFGISILNLLLALTVAALTFVAARAAISFLLRRVQRWSVHDGALSHVMAKVLSGTSNSLLFLASVLVGLSMLDLPERWLSRVGSLWFVVAALQIGLWANRAIGLGLGRYFARHGTPGLNQGSALATLAGWGARVLLWSVVLLAMLSNLGVNITAFVASLGVGGIAVALAVQNILGDLFASLAIAVDKPFEVGDFIVIGSLSGTVEQVGLKTTRIRSLGGEQIVMANASMISSTIQNYKRLQERRIVFEFGLSYDTPTEAVKKAPAIVEEAIKAQDQARFDRAHLRGFGKEALEFECVYIVKDPGYNLYMDIQQAINFRLLERFSRIGAKFAVPVRAIKVTALPQGAETFGHSTEERGFREA, from the coding sequence ATGAACGATCGCATCATCGAATTTTTCACCGACACCACTGTGTTCGGTATTTCCATCCTCAACCTGCTGCTGGCGCTTACTGTCGCCGCACTGACCTTTGTGGCCGCACGGGCGGCCATCAGTTTTCTGCTCAGGCGGGTGCAACGCTGGTCCGTGCATGACGGTGCGCTGAGCCATGTCATGGCCAAAGTACTGTCCGGCACCAGCAACTCCCTGCTGTTCCTCGCTTCTGTGCTGGTGGGCCTGAGCATGCTCGACCTGCCAGAGCGCTGGCTGAGCCGGGTGGGCAGCCTCTGGTTCGTGGTAGCAGCGCTGCAGATCGGCTTGTGGGCCAACCGCGCCATCGGGCTGGGCCTGGGCCGCTACTTCGCCCGGCACGGCACCCCAGGCCTGAACCAGGGCAGCGCCCTGGCTACCCTGGCGGGCTGGGGCGCGCGCGTGCTGTTGTGGTCGGTGGTACTGCTGGCCATGCTGTCGAACCTGGGCGTGAACATCACCGCCTTCGTCGCCAGCCTGGGCGTGGGCGGCATTGCCGTTGCGCTCGCTGTGCAGAACATCCTCGGCGACCTGTTCGCCTCGCTGGCGATTGCCGTGGACAAGCCATTCGAGGTGGGCGACTTCATCGTCATCGGCTCACTGTCCGGCACCGTCGAGCAAGTCGGGCTGAAGACGACGCGCATCCGCAGCCTGGGCGGTGAGCAGATCGTCATGGCCAACGCCAGCATGATCAGCAGCACCATCCAGAACTACAAACGCTTGCAGGAGCGGCGCATCGTCTTTGAGTTCGGGCTGTCTTACGACACCCCGACCGAGGCCGTGAAAAAAGCCCCGGCCATCGTCGAGGAGGCGATCAAGGCGCAGGACCAGGCGCGCTTCGACCGCGCCCACTTGCGCGGTTTCGGCAAGGAGGCATTGGAGTTCGAGTGCGTCTACATCGTCAAGGACCCAGGCTACAACCTCTACATGGACATTCAGCAGGCCATCAATTTCCGCTTGCTCGAACGGTTCTCCAGGATCGGCGCCAAGTTCGCCGTACCCGTGCGGGCCATCAAGGTCACAGCGCTGCCGCAAGGGGCCGAGACCTTTGGCCACAGTACCGAAGAGCGGGGTTTCAGAGAGGCCTGA
- a CDS encoding S8/S53 family peptidase yields MGHPRIALALALTLAASTPALAEQPLRLQQLKRCGDLMDSQQQTWCLRVQGLGQATPQLLLNGNAVAPARIQRQGDTLRLQLDSTAVRSGPLWLQDGPRASNAAWLTLRNNHVLAAGPKEVAKNMDGLTTYVDLVSVLIEEDHDGRQEAERLARKYGAKVVGSIAALNLYQLRLPARDLVQRDALVLRLGGETSVDAVVVEESAAEEAEHAAREAPGTRKPAQDSDEWAANRFLDAVHYYQRRIPGRQAPVLPTPIRVGVIERNVDFDSADFADYLGACEGRRTCVYAQDASKPDNHGTTVAGILAAAWDDGGNTGFLKGLDKAAGGFEVIVERNSDAGITANIAASVNLVEDGVRVLNWSWGIHRVGARNVQGDEVDSLLRSGIAMSGYEELLEEFFLWLRKAHPDVVVVNSAGNGASFSGTDEYRLPSSFITEQLLVVGGHQRSGQASVPVESPNYAVKRSTSNVDMRVDITAAACAHASTPQAGQPGAVHCGTSYATPMVTGLVAAMLSINPQLQPEQLRMLLRRSAMTIGGNNDFEREDAEDLTAPILPSERNFQLHDQDVGRSARLDMQKALQLSVQSLERVR; encoded by the coding sequence ATGGGCCATCCACGCATTGCCCTTGCCCTGGCGCTGACGCTGGCGGCCAGTACCCCCGCGCTCGCCGAGCAGCCGTTACGCCTGCAACAGCTCAAACGCTGCGGCGACTTGATGGACAGCCAGCAGCAAACCTGGTGCCTGCGCGTGCAGGGGCTTGGCCAGGCCACGCCGCAGCTGCTGCTCAACGGCAACGCAGTGGCTCCGGCGCGTATCCAGCGCCAGGGTGACACCCTGCGCCTGCAACTGGACAGCACGGCGGTGCGAAGCGGCCCGCTGTGGTTGCAGGACGGCCCGCGTGCCAGCAACGCCGCCTGGCTTACCCTGCGCAACAACCATGTGCTGGCCGCAGGGCCCAAGGAGGTGGCCAAGAACATGGATGGCCTGACCACCTATGTCGACCTGGTCAGCGTGTTGATCGAAGAGGACCACGACGGCCGCCAGGAGGCCGAACGCTTGGCGCGCAAATACGGGGCCAAGGTGGTTGGCAGCATCGCTGCGCTGAACCTTTATCAGCTGCGCCTGCCCGCCCGGGACCTGGTGCAGCGCGACGCGCTGGTATTGCGCCTGGGTGGTGAAACCAGCGTGGATGCGGTGGTGGTGGAGGAATCAGCGGCTGAAGAGGCAGAGCACGCCGCCCGCGAGGCGCCGGGTACCCGCAAGCCTGCGCAAGACTCGGACGAGTGGGCTGCCAACCGCTTTCTCGATGCGGTGCACTACTACCAGCGGCGCATCCCGGGCCGCCAGGCACCGGTGCTGCCCACCCCCATCCGGGTCGGCGTGATCGAACGCAACGTCGACTTCGACAGCGCAGACTTCGCCGACTACCTGGGCGCCTGCGAGGGGCGCCGCACCTGCGTCTATGCCCAGGATGCCAGCAAGCCGGACAACCACGGCACGACCGTGGCCGGCATTCTCGCCGCCGCCTGGGATGACGGGGGTAATACCGGCTTCCTGAAGGGGCTGGACAAGGCGGCAGGTGGCTTCGAGGTGATCGTCGAGCGCAACTCCGATGCCGGCATCACCGCCAACATTGCCGCATCGGTGAACCTGGTCGAGGACGGCGTGCGCGTACTCAACTGGAGTTGGGGCATTCACCGCGTCGGGGCGCGCAACGTGCAAGGCGACGAAGTGGACTCACTGCTGCGCTCCGGGATTGCCATGAGCGGCTATGAAGAGCTGCTCGAAGAGTTCTTTCTCTGGCTGCGCAAGGCCCATCCGGACGTGGTCGTGGTCAACTCGGCCGGCAACGGCGCCTCGTTCTCGGGCACCGATGAATACCGCCTGCCCTCCTCCTTCATCACCGAACAACTGCTGGTGGTGGGTGGCCATCAACGTAGCGGGCAGGCGTCAGTCCCCGTCGAGTCGCCAAACTATGCCGTCAAGCGCAGCACCTCGAACGTAGACATGCGCGTCGACATCACCGCCGCAGCCTGCGCCCACGCCTCTACCCCACAGGCAGGCCAACCCGGCGCGGTGCATTGCGGCACGTCCTATGCAACCCCGATGGTCACAGGCCTGGTGGCGGCAATGCTGTCGATCAACCCGCAGTTGCAGCCCGAGCAGCTACGCATGCTGCTGCGCCGCAGCGCCATGACCATCGGCGGCAACAACGACTTCGAACGAGAGGACGCCGAAGACCTCACCGCGCCAATCCTGCCTTCGGAGCGCAACTTTCAATTGCACGACCAGGACGTGGGGCGTTCGGCGCGGCTGGACATGCAAAAAGCCCTGCAGCTATCGGTGCAAAGCCTTGAGCGGGTGCGCTGA
- a CDS encoding NAD-dependent epimerase/dehydratase family protein, producing MRVMVTGANGFVGRQLVMRLLEAGEIRGRPIEALLILDRQLEGLPDDARLRRHYGSVTDPALLRRALADGVDVVFHLASLPGGAAEAQYELGYQVNLQGSLELLDQLRNPRRPPVLVYASSVAVYGGDLPLRMDEDQPCSPQLSYAAHKRMVEIALQDLARRGEVDGRALRLPGIVARPREPNGLRSAFMSDLLHAYAAGEAYTCPVSPQASAWWMSARCCVDNLLHAAELQAPGDRRVWQLPVLQLTIAQVLAGLQASLGEENRACISFEPEPQLEALFGRYPALRTTQARKLGFCHDGSVLGLLRNALDLPPRRGTAATRKGICA from the coding sequence ATGCGCGTAATGGTCACCGGGGCCAACGGCTTTGTCGGGCGCCAACTGGTAATGCGCCTGCTGGAGGCCGGCGAGATACGTGGGCGGCCCATCGAGGCGTTACTGATACTGGACCGGCAACTGGAGGGGCTGCCCGACGATGCGCGGTTACGCCGCCATTACGGCAGTGTCACCGACCCTGCCTTGTTGCGCCGGGCGCTGGCCGATGGTGTGGATGTGGTGTTCCACCTGGCCAGCCTGCCCGGGGGCGCCGCCGAGGCGCAGTACGAGCTGGGTTACCAGGTCAACCTGCAGGGCAGCCTGGAGCTGCTCGACCAGTTGCGCAACCCAAGGCGACCGCCCGTGCTGGTGTACGCCAGCAGTGTCGCGGTGTACGGCGGCGATCTGCCCTTGCGCATGGATGAAGACCAGCCCTGTTCGCCGCAACTGTCCTACGCGGCCCACAAACGCATGGTGGAAATCGCACTGCAGGACCTCGCGCGTCGCGGCGAGGTGGATGGCCGCGCGCTGCGCCTGCCCGGCATCGTCGCCCGGCCGCGCGAGCCGAACGGCCTTCGCTCGGCGTTCATGAGTGACTTGCTGCACGCCTATGCAGCCGGTGAGGCCTACACATGCCCGGTTTCCCCTCAAGCCAGCGCCTGGTGGATGTCGGCCCGCTGCTGCGTGGACAACCTGCTGCATGCCGCCGAACTGCAAGCCCCGGGTGACCGTCGTGTCTGGCAGCTACCGGTGCTGCAGCTGACGATCGCCCAGGTGCTTGCCGGGCTGCAGGCCAGCCTGGGCGAAGAGAACCGCGCCTGCATCAGCTTCGAGCCCGAGCCACAGCTCGAAGCGCTGTTCGGCCGTTATCCGGCCTTGCGTACAACCCAAGCTCGCAAGCTGGGTTTCTGCCATGACGGCTCAGTGCTTGGCCTGCTGCGCAACGCCCTTGATCTGCCACCGCGCCGCGGCACTGCGGCAACCCGTAAAGGAATCTGTGCATGA